A single Methylobacterium sp. 17Sr1-1 DNA region contains:
- a CDS encoding sigma-70 family RNA polymerase sigma factor translates to MNSAKSPMMSPVDPEMRALLLGSIPALRAFAFSLTRDLDRSDDLVQETLVRAWTKADSFTPGTNLYAWLFTILRNLFYSEQRKRRREVEDADGVMAGRLTALPDQEARVELSAFQAALSTLPANQREALVLVGAQNFTYEEAAEICGVAVGTIKSRVSRARGRLVELLGMTGPDDIGSDATTLAAMSHP, encoded by the coding sequence ATGAACTCCGCCAAATCACCCATGATGTCGCCCGTCGATCCCGAGATGCGGGCGCTGCTGCTCGGGTCGATCCCGGCTCTGCGCGCCTTCGCGTTCTCGCTGACCCGCGACCTCGACCGCAGCGACGACCTCGTGCAGGAGACCCTGGTGCGGGCCTGGACCAAGGCCGACAGCTTCACTCCCGGCACCAACCTTTACGCCTGGTTGTTCACCATCCTGCGCAACCTGTTCTACTCCGAGCAGCGCAAGCGCCGGCGCGAGGTCGAGGATGCCGACGGGGTGATGGCGGGCCGCCTGACGGCCCTGCCGGACCAGGAGGCGCGGGTCGAGCTCTCGGCGTTCCAGGCGGCGCTGAGCACCCTGCCGGCCAACCAGCGCGAGGCGCTGGTGCTGGTGGGAGCCCAGAACTTCACCTACGAGGAGGCGGCCGAGATCTGCGGCGTCGCCGTCGGCACGATCAAGAGCCGGGTCAGCCGGGCGCGCGGCCGGCTGGTCGAGCTGCTCGGCATGACCGGCCCCGACGACATCGGCAGCGACGCCACCACCCTGGCGGCCATGAGCCACCCGTGA